One Trichomycterus rosablanca isolate fTriRos1 chromosome 12, fTriRos1.hap1, whole genome shotgun sequence DNA window includes the following coding sequences:
- the LOC134324014 gene encoding LIM and senescent cell antigen-like-containing domain protein 1 isoform X2 encodes MDIQGRWIPASIPEDGEVILEQTNGIWHRPNTEDANMPLSKSQRRRSDVKVYKEFCDFYARFNMANALANAFCEICKNGFAPEEKIVNSNGELYHEQCFVCAQCFQPFPEGLYYEFDDRKYCEHDFQMLFAPCCNQCGEFIIGRVIKAMNNSWHPDCFCCDICHIMLADVGFAKNAGRHLCRQCHIRERACGLGKYICQKCHFIIDEQPLIFKNDPFHPDHFNCNNCGKELTADARQLKNDLYCLPCHDKMGVPICGACRRPIEGRVVSAVGKQWHVEHFVCAKCEKPFLGHQHYERKGLAYCETHYNQLFGDVCHHCNRVIEGEVISALNKAWCVSCFSCSTCSAKLTLKDKFVELDLKPVCKQCFEKMPVQLKQRLSKREHEMKNKRKMIGICL; translated from the exons ATGGATATACAGGGACGATGGATCCCAGCTTCAATTCCTGAGGATGGAGAGGTTATACTGGAGCAGACAAATGGGATATGGCACAGACCAAACACTGAAGATGCCAATATGCCTCTCTCTAAATCTCAGAGACGACGTAGTGATGTGAAAGTCTACAAGGAGTTCTGCGATTTTTATGCTCGCTT TAATATGGCAAATGCTCTTGCTAATGCCTTTTGTGAAATCTGCAAGAATGGCTTTGCTCCTGAAGAGAAAATTGTAAACAGTAATGGAGAACTGTACCATGAGCAATGCTTTGTGTGTGCACAGTGTTTCCAACCATTTCCAGAAGGCTTATATTATGAG TTTGATGATAGAAAGTACTGTGAGCATGATTTCCAGATGTTGTTTGCTCCTTGCTGTAATCAGTGTG GGGAATTCATCATTGGCCGCGTCATTAAGGCTATGAACAACAGCTGGCACCCAGATTGTTTTTGTTGTGACATCTGCCACATAATGCTTGCTGACGTTGGTTTTGCTAAGAATGCAGGCAG GCACTTGTGTCGTCAGTGCCACATCCGTGAGAGAGCTTGCGGCCTCGGCAAATATATTTGTCAGAAGTGTCACTTCATCATTGATGAACAGCCGCTAATCTTCAAGAATGACCCATTCCACCCTGATCACTTTAACTGCAATAACTGTGG GAAGGAGCTCACTGCTGATGCCCGACAGCTAAAAAATGATCTTTATTGCTTGCCATGCCATGATAAAATGGGTGTGCCGATTTGTGGGGCTTGCAGAAGGCCTATAGAGGGCAGAGTGGTGAGCGCAGTGGGCAAGCAATGGCATGTTGAG cATTTTGTTTGTGCCAAGTGTGAGAAACCCTTTTTGGGCCATCAGCATTACGAGCGCAAAGGCCTGGCATACTGTGAGACCCACTACAATCAG cTCTTTGGTGATGTTTGTCACCACTGCAATCGTGTAATTGAAGGAGAAG TCATTTCAGCGCTAAATAAAGCCTGGTGTGTTTCCTGTTTTTCCTGTTCAACCTGCAGTGCTAAACTCACCCTGAA GGACAAGTTTGTGGAGCTCGATCTAAAGCCTGTATGCAAACAGTGCTTTGAAAAAATGCCAGTGCAGCTGAAACAGCGTTTATCCAAACGTGAACATGAGATGAAGAACAAAAGGAAGATGATTGGTATCTGTCTGTAA
- the LOC134324014 gene encoding LIM and senescent cell antigen-like-containing domain protein 1 isoform X1, protein MANALANAFCEICKNGFAPEEKIVNSNGELYHEQCFVCAQCFQPFPEGLYYEFDDRKYCEHDFQMLFAPCCNQCGEFIIGRVIKAMNNSWHPDCFCCDICHIMLADVGFAKNAGRHLCRQCHIRERACGLGKYICQKCHFIIDEQPLIFKNDPFHPDHFNCNNCGKELTADARQLKNDLYCLPCHDKMGVPICGACRRPIEGRVVSAVGKQWHVEHFVCAKCEKPFLGHQHYERKGLAYCETHYNQLFGDVCHHCNRVIEGEVISALNKAWCVSCFSCSTCSAKLTLKDKFVELDLKPVCKQCFEKMPVQLKQRLSKREHEMKNKRKMIGICL, encoded by the exons ATGGCAAATGCTCTTGCTAATGCCTTTTGTGAAATCTGCAAGAATGGCTTTGCTCCTGAAGAGAAAATTGTAAACAGTAATGGAGAACTGTACCATGAGCAATGCTTTGTGTGTGCACAGTGTTTCCAACCATTTCCAGAAGGCTTATATTATGAG TTTGATGATAGAAAGTACTGTGAGCATGATTTCCAGATGTTGTTTGCTCCTTGCTGTAATCAGTGTG GGGAATTCATCATTGGCCGCGTCATTAAGGCTATGAACAACAGCTGGCACCCAGATTGTTTTTGTTGTGACATCTGCCACATAATGCTTGCTGACGTTGGTTTTGCTAAGAATGCAGGCAG GCACTTGTGTCGTCAGTGCCACATCCGTGAGAGAGCTTGCGGCCTCGGCAAATATATTTGTCAGAAGTGTCACTTCATCATTGATGAACAGCCGCTAATCTTCAAGAATGACCCATTCCACCCTGATCACTTTAACTGCAATAACTGTGG GAAGGAGCTCACTGCTGATGCCCGACAGCTAAAAAATGATCTTTATTGCTTGCCATGCCATGATAAAATGGGTGTGCCGATTTGTGGGGCTTGCAGAAGGCCTATAGAGGGCAGAGTGGTGAGCGCAGTGGGCAAGCAATGGCATGTTGAG cATTTTGTTTGTGCCAAGTGTGAGAAACCCTTTTTGGGCCATCAGCATTACGAGCGCAAAGGCCTGGCATACTGTGAGACCCACTACAATCAG cTCTTTGGTGATGTTTGTCACCACTGCAATCGTGTAATTGAAGGAGAAG TCATTTCAGCGCTAAATAAAGCCTGGTGTGTTTCCTGTTTTTCCTGTTCAACCTGCAGTGCTAAACTCACCCTGAA GGACAAGTTTGTGGAGCTCGATCTAAAGCCTGTATGCAAACAGTGCTTTGAAAAAATGCCAGTGCAGCTGAAACAGCGTTTATCCAAACGTGAACATGAGATGAAGAACAAAAGGAAGATGATTGGTATCTGTCTGTAA